One genomic window of Bradyrhizobium sp. CCGE-LA001 includes the following:
- a CDS encoding glutathione S-transferase family protein, with product MITLYHCDAARSFRPLWMLEEMGLPYELKMLPFPPRVFAKDYLGINPLGTIPFLIDGETRMTESSGICHYLGIQHGPTPLMVGPEDPAYGAFLNWMYFSDATLTFPQTLVLRYTQLEPEERRNPQVAGDYAKWFLGRLRAVEAATANAETLCADRFTAADIVIGYALRLADNIGLAKDFGPNVAAYWARLQQREGFKRAVAAEQAAGKQQNVAPRVRG from the coding sequence ATGATCACGCTCTATCACTGCGACGCTGCTCGCTCGTTCCGTCCACTCTGGATGCTCGAGGAGATGGGGCTGCCGTACGAACTGAAGATGCTGCCGTTCCCGCCGCGGGTCTTCGCCAAGGACTATCTCGGCATCAATCCGCTCGGCACCATCCCCTTCCTGATCGACGGCGAGACGCGGATGACGGAGTCTTCAGGCATTTGCCATTATCTCGGCATCCAACATGGTCCGACGCCGCTGATGGTCGGCCCCGAAGATCCAGCCTATGGCGCGTTCCTGAACTGGATGTATTTCAGCGATGCCACGTTAACCTTCCCGCAGACGCTGGTGCTCCGATACACCCAGCTCGAGCCGGAGGAGCGGCGCAATCCGCAGGTCGCCGGCGACTATGCCAAATGGTTCCTGGGACGCCTGCGCGCCGTCGAGGCAGCGACCGCGAATGCCGAAACTTTGTGCGCAGACCGGTTCACCGCCGCTGACATTGTCATCGGTTACGCGCTTCGCCTCGCCGATAACATCGGCCTCGCCAAGGATTTCGGGCCAAATGTCGCAGCCTATTGGGCGCGCCTGCAACAGCGGGAAGGCTTCAAGCGCGCGGTTGCTGCGGAGCAAGCGGCCGGAAAGCAGCAGAATGTTGCGCCGAGGGTGAGAGGATAA